Part of the Candidatus Methylomirabilota bacterium genome is shown below.
CGCTGCGACGGATTGAGTGTTGCCCGTACCAATGTAGAGCCAGATAAAGGCGAGGAGAGACGTGAGGGGCAGGGACGCGAGCAGCGCGCCCCAGAACGAACTGCGCTTCCCAAGCTCAGCAACTGCGACGACCACTACTGCCGTAACCAACACCTTCACTGCGTATTGCCACATAACCCTATTTCACGCCCAATAGCATCGTAGGTCGGGTTAGCGTAGCGTAA
Proteins encoded:
- a CDS encoding DUF3147 family protein, translating into MWQYAVKVLVTAVVVVAVAELGKRSSFWGALLASLPLTSLLAFIWLYIGTGNTQSVAALSQSIFWLVLASLPLFLVLPFLLRSGVAFWPGFGVACALTVGAYLGLMWVLERFGVSL